The Leadbetterella byssophila DSM 17132 DNA window TTGTTAAAGTCTATTTCAACTTGTCCATTTTGGAAATCTCCTAGTTTTAGATCAAGGTATCTTCCTCCTCCGTAGGTTTCATCCGGTGCAGTAGCATCTTTTAAGGGTAGGAAAAGGAGATCTTTGTAAAGAGGTAATACAGGTTGTGGTTGATATACGGTTAGTTCATACTTCTTACCTTTGATCTCAAATTTAATCTTAGCGTACTCCTTGTAGTCTTTGATCTTGGTGCCTGTGGTAGGTACGGAGATGATCTTACCTTTCTTAAGTAATCTGTATTTAGCTTGTACCTTAAACTCTTCAGAAATAGGGAAGAAGGCCTGCTCTGAATTAGGAAACTGCTTTTTGGTTCTTTCTTGATAGGCAGTCCTATAGGTGTTTATGTCCTGAGCACAAACATAAAACGGCAAAATTAACAGAAGAAGGATGCTGCGCATAGATAAAAATTGTTTCTCAAAAATAGGAGGGCATGGGTTAAAAAAATAGGTTTTTTCGTGAATTTTAGATTAAGGTAGTAGGTAAGGGAAAAGCTTTTCCGTCAGAATGTTTAACTTTGTGGATATTGGACGCCAAATTTTAAATAAAATGTCAAAAATAATTTATACCATTACGGACGAAGCACCCGCTTTGGCTACGTATTCTTTTTTACCCATAGTAGAAGCTTTTACCAAACCGGCAGGAGTTGAAATTGAAACCCGTGATATTTCCCTTTCAGGTCGTATTCTGGCTAACTTTTCAGAGTTCTTAACAGATGAGCAGAAGGTCTCTGATGATTTGGCATATTTAGGGAAGTTAGCAGTTGAGCCGGAAGCGAACATCATTAAACTTCCTAATATTTCGGCATCCATTCCTCAATTAGTAGCGGCGATCAAAGAACTTCAAGCTAAAGGATATGCGGTTCCTGATTACCCTGAAGAACCAAAAACGGGAGAAGAAACCTTTATCAAAGCGAAATACGACAAGATCAAAGGTTCCGCAGTTAACCCTGTATTAAGAGAAGGAAACTCTGACCGTAGAGCACCGAAAGCGGTGAAAGAATATGCTAGAAAACATCCGCATAGCATGGGAGCTTGGAGTGCAGATTCTAAGTCGCACGTTTCTTCCATGACAGAAGGTGATTTCTATGGTAGTGAAAAATCTGTAGTTGTTCCTAAAGCTACTAAGTATAAAATAACCTTCGTAGGAGCAGATGGAAGTACTAAGGTTCTAAAAGAAGGTGCTTCTTTACAAGAAGGAGAAACTGTTGATTCTGCTGTAATGTCCTATAGCAAGTTGAATGATTTCTACGCCAAAGAGATTGAAGACGCAAAAGCAAAGGATGTACTTTTCTCCGTACACTTGAAAGCTACCATGATGAAGGTTTCTGACCCTATTTTATTTGGTGGAGCTGTGTATCAATATTTCAAAGAAGTGTATGATAAGTATGCCACTTTATTTGATGAGTTAAATATCAATCCAAATAATGGTCTAGGTGATCTTGAGAAGAAAATCGCAAGCCTTCCTGAAGATCAAAAGGCTGCTATTGAGGCTGATATTAAGGCAGTGTACGAAAAGAATCCTGCATTGGCAATGGTGAACTCTGACAAGGGAATCACTAATCTTCACGTACCTAGTGACGTTATCATTGATGCATCTATGCCTGCCGCTATCCGTACCTCCGGACAAATGTGGGGGCCTGACGGAAAACAAAAGGATACAAAATTTGTTATTCCTGATCGTTGTTACTCTGGTGTTTATCAAACGGTAATTGATTTTTGTAAAAATAATGGTGCTCTAGATCCTGTTACTATGGGTTCTGTATCAAACGTAGGTTTGATGGCTCAGGCAGCAGAAGAATATGGTTCTCATGACAAGACTTTCCAATTAGCAGGTGCAGGTACTGTTCAGGTTACAGATGAGGACGGTAATGTGTTAATGGAGCAAGCGGTAGAAGCTGGTGATATCTTCCGTATGTGTCAAACGAAAGATGCACCGGTTCAGGATTGGGTAAAACTTGCAGTAAATCGGGCAAGAGCTACTAACACTCCAGCCATCTTTTGGTTAGATAAGAATCGTGCACATGATGCAAATCTGATCCAAAAAGTAGAGAAGTATTTGAAAGACCATGACACTACAGGTTTGGATATCCAAATCATGAGCCCTGCTGAAGCTACCCAATACTCTTTAGAAAGGATCGTAAAAGGATTAGATACCATTTCCGTAACCGGAAACGTACTTAGAGATTACAATACTGACTTGTTCCCGATCTTAGAGGTAGGTACTTCCGCTAAAATGCTGTCTATCGTGCCATTGATGAACGGTGGTGGATTATTTGAGACAGGTGCAGGTGGATCTGCTCCTAAACACGTACAGCAATTCGTAGAAGAAGGGTATTTAAGATGGGACTCCCTAGGAGAGTTTCTAGCTTTAGCCGTTTCCCTTGAGCATTTCGCACAGGTAAATAATAATCCTAAAGCTCAAGTTCTTGCAGATACTCTAGATGAAGCTACCGGTAAGTTCCTTGAAAATGACAAGTCACCTGCAAGAAAAGTAGGACAGATTGATAACAGAGGTAGCCACTTCTATTTAGCACTATACTGGGCTCAAGCCCTTGCTGCACAGGATAAAGATGCAGAATTGAAAGCTATCTTTGCTCCAATTGCAGAAGAGTTGACAGCTAAAGAAGCTGCCATCAATGAAGAATTACTAGGGGCACAAGGTAAACCTCAAGACATAGGAGGGTATTATAAACCTGAGTTCGCTAAAGCTTCAGCAGCCATGCGACCAAGCACCACTTTCAACAGCATTCTTGCTAAGTTGTAATAGGTTATTCAGAGAATCCCCCGGAAGTTTTCGGGGGATTTTTTTGTGTGCCCAGCATGTGCAATAACTCTAGGGTGTAAGTCCCGAACACGCCTTTACAGTGGGAAGTGTTAGCTTATGACAAGGGTGTCCACCGTGAGGTGGAATCTGAAGGAAGTCTGAGGCAAAACCTCGATCCGACGAACAGAAACTACATACAAGGCCGCAAGTGTTGGGTGAGGCTGCAAAACAAGCCGAAGCCCTAAACTGTACGGAAACACTATGGTAAATGTAGCGGATATATGAGGTGAAAGTTATTGTTCTTACCTGGGGAGATCTGACTAAACTCTGTCAAAGGTATACGCGAATGCCCGCGAAGAAACATATAGCAGAATAATAATGCTAGTATGCTTTAGTCAGAAGTCAGCAGAGGACATAGTACCCTGCTTCTCTACTTTATACAGGGGAAGGTCTGAATGTTAGAATGGCAAAGGAACCATGAAGTTTATGACGAAGTGTTAAAAGCCGAACCACATAAGAGAACTGCTTGCATGAGGGTAGGTCGGAAACTGATAGTAAAATGCAAGAGGAGCTTAGCTGAGTCGTGCAACGAAGTGGACACAATGCCTGAGGTTTTTTTTAGTAATACTATGTTGGAAGAGATATTACACATCCGAAATGTCAAACACGCAGTTGATCGTGTCATCTCTAATGGAGGTGCTAGCGGAGTTGATGGTATGCAGATCGATAATCTTCGTGACTACCTTAACACGCACTGGCAATCCCTGCGATCGGATATTCTCTCTGGCACTTACCGCCCACAAGCTGTTCGGAAAGTAGAGATTCCCAAAGCAAGTGGCGGCAAGCGTATGCTGGGTATCCCAACGGTCATCGACCGTGTTATTCAGCAAAGCATTTCCCAATGGCTTGGGTTAAAGTATGAGGGTGATTTTCACGATAACAGCTACGGCTTCCGTCCGAATCGTAATGCTCATCAGGCCGTCATTAAAGCGCAAGAGTATCTGAACTTGGGCTACACGTGGGTCGTTGAACTTGATTTGGAACAATTCTTCGATCAAGTGAACCACGACATACTGATGCATCTTTTGAGCAAGAAGATTACGGATCGTCGAGTCCTAGCGCTGATCGGGAAATACCTTCGTTGTGGGATTATGGATCATGGTCTTGAACAAAAGCGAACCAAGGGCACACCACAGGGCAGTCCTTTAAGTCCACTTTTGTCAAACATCATCCTGAACGAACTGGATACGGAACTCAGCTCCCGTGGACATCGATTTGTACGTTATGCGGATGACTGTAGTATCTACGCGAAGAGCAATAAATCCGCCACTCGTATTATGCGCAACATCACCAGTTACATCGAATCTACACTAAAACTGAAAGTGAACCGTGAAAAGAGTAAGGTAAGCAAACCTTCCCAAAGTAGTTTACTCGGCTTTAGTTTCTTCAAAACTCAAGGAGATTGGCAGATTCGTATCTCTGCAAAGAGTATCGAACGAATCCGAGAGAAGTTACGTCAAAATACTCGACGTAATACAGCTACTCCTATGCATGAGCGACTGACTAAACTACGGCAAATTATTCACGGCTGGGTGGATTACTTTCGTATAGCAACGAATAAGAAGGTGATGGTAACACTAGATGAACTAGTGCGAAGACGCTTGCGTGTTCTGCTTTGGAAGCAATGGAAGACCGCAGGTAATCGAATTCGGAACTTAATGAAACTGGGAGCCAAACGCTGGCTTGCCTACCAACATGCGAACACCCGTAAATCCTATACTCGGACAGGGACAAGCCCTATCGTTCAAACAACGCTAACAAACTCATACTTTACTAAATTAGGTTACGAAGGATTTGCAGACTACTATTACTGGAGAACAACGCATCAAACGA harbors:
- a CDS encoding DUF1684 domain-containing protein, whose amino-acid sequence is MRSILLLLILPFYVCAQDINTYRTAYQERTKKQFPNSEQAFFPISEEFKVQAKYRLLKKGKIISVPTTGTKIKDYKEYAKIKFEIKGKKYELTVYQPQPVLPLYKDLLFLPLKDATAPDETYGGGRYLDLKLGDFQNGQVEIDFNKLYNPYCAFSDGWNCPIPPKNNVLSLRITAGELKPLKTEYDQH
- a CDS encoding NADP-dependent isocitrate dehydrogenase, with protein sequence MSKIIYTITDEAPALATYSFLPIVEAFTKPAGVEIETRDISLSGRILANFSEFLTDEQKVSDDLAYLGKLAVEPEANIIKLPNISASIPQLVAAIKELQAKGYAVPDYPEEPKTGEETFIKAKYDKIKGSAVNPVLREGNSDRRAPKAVKEYARKHPHSMGAWSADSKSHVSSMTEGDFYGSEKSVVVPKATKYKITFVGADGSTKVLKEGASLQEGETVDSAVMSYSKLNDFYAKEIEDAKAKDVLFSVHLKATMMKVSDPILFGGAVYQYFKEVYDKYATLFDELNINPNNGLGDLEKKIASLPEDQKAAIEADIKAVYEKNPALAMVNSDKGITNLHVPSDVIIDASMPAAIRTSGQMWGPDGKQKDTKFVIPDRCYSGVYQTVIDFCKNNGALDPVTMGSVSNVGLMAQAAEEYGSHDKTFQLAGAGTVQVTDEDGNVLMEQAVEAGDIFRMCQTKDAPVQDWVKLAVNRARATNTPAIFWLDKNRAHDANLIQKVEKYLKDHDTTGLDIQIMSPAEATQYSLERIVKGLDTISVTGNVLRDYNTDLFPILEVGTSAKMLSIVPLMNGGGLFETGAGGSAPKHVQQFVEEGYLRWDSLGEFLALAVSLEHFAQVNNNPKAQVLADTLDEATGKFLENDKSPARKVGQIDNRGSHFYLALYWAQALAAQDKDAELKAIFAPIAEELTAKEAAINEELLGAQGKPQDIGGYYKPEFAKASAAMRPSTTFNSILAKL
- the ltrA gene encoding group II intron reverse transcriptase/maturase, translating into MRVGRKLIVKCKRSLAESCNEVDTMPEVFFSNTMLEEILHIRNVKHAVDRVISNGGASGVDGMQIDNLRDYLNTHWQSLRSDILSGTYRPQAVRKVEIPKASGGKRMLGIPTVIDRVIQQSISQWLGLKYEGDFHDNSYGFRPNRNAHQAVIKAQEYLNLGYTWVVELDLEQFFDQVNHDILMHLLSKKITDRRVLALIGKYLRCGIMDHGLEQKRTKGTPQGSPLSPLLSNIILNELDTELSSRGHRFVRYADDCSIYAKSNKSATRIMRNITSYIESTLKLKVNREKSKVSKPSQSSLLGFSFFKTQGDWQIRISAKSIERIREKLRQNTRRNTATPMHERLTKLRQIIHGWVDYFRIATNKKVMVTLDELVRRRLRVLLWKQWKTAGNRIRNLMKLGAKRWLAYQHANTRKSYTRTGTSPIVQTTLTNSYFTKLGYEGFADYYYWRTTHQTTLF